The sequence below is a genomic window from Ipomoea triloba cultivar NCNSP0323 chromosome 2, ASM357664v1.
GCAAATGTTGTTATTCATAACAATTATAGaaaaagatataaataaataaaaataaattgattaatcTAATCGTCttaaactaaagaaattgaattttaaaaaaaaagtatttttggGATGTGAGTTTTGTCGGAccaagatttttattatttggctCGAACTAACGTGACTCATATTTAATTAGAcattgattaatataataacaaaaattagtTCTCTGTGGTTTGGATCAAGATTTTCATTCTTTGGTCTTACCAACCCAATCCATATTTTAATAAgctattaataaatttaataagtctaaactaaagaaattaaaaaatattaattatacatttttaaatatgttGGGCTATAAGTTGGACCAAGATTTATACATTTTGGTCTAGCTCAATTAAACTCATATTCTAATCAGATTAGCCcaattcaatttaaataataacttgACGTATGGTGGGCGaacttgccaatttgacacCATTCAAAGGGAAAGAGAGAAAATTGAGCGTAAaataaaaacccaaaaaaatgcaTTGCAGTAAAGATTTCAGAAGACATTTCCTActaaaataagtcattttcttttgaccggaataaataatttctattgACTCCAATTTTTATTGATAGCCAAAtactgtaaaataaaaaattaatacaaaattcattGTCTAAGGTTTCAACTATCAccttaaaatcttaaattgaCACTATTGTCATAATATAAAAACTACTTATAATACATTTACACACTTATatcttcactctctctctctcccaaaCTAACACTCAAAATCCAATATTGCCAGTGAATTCGAATACGTATCACTacgaatatttttaattatggtaTATCTAAATATAAATTCAGTTTGAATACTGGGTGTATCTATAGCCAACTTGATCGAAAATAGAGCTAACCTGAAAttgtattataaatataaaaaatttaaattatttaatgaatattaaatgtctttcataatttttttttgagtactgctgactctgttacaatgtagtaagCTCTGTTGcctccactcccatcatccatgtggaaatgtaaactgggacaccgggtgccactagaccacaaggtctttagcatctttcataattaatattatattaattttaaaactttcttagtttttatattattaggaaactttcttagttaattattagtattttgtcttatttttagtttgaaagcatactcaaaattataaatacaccaataataaaattttgagatGTATCGAAACTAACCCGAAACAATTCACTTGAACCAAGCAtatctaaattaaatttgatttgggTATCAAGTGTCAAAAACATCACCCGAAATCATTGAATATCCAAAGTAAAACTCGGGTATCACCTAAACTGAACCAACACCCACTCCTAGTACCCATATATTCTCATTTTCTGTTGACTCCATTTTCCATTAATAATCacatattgtaaaataaaaaaaaaacttttgaaaatcatttttcaagctttcaaattttagaaaaacTTATACTACATTTACACACTAATGccttcattctctctctctctctaaaaagaAATGCACTAGtaactattttcttttctctaaattttatttgttaaaaaaatatagagaattTCTCCTAATATACTAGTTAAAggtctcattttctctttagtTCGTTATTAATTCATTTTCCTATTGGAGGAATGGAGGACTATTATCATGTCTTTGGTTATGTAAAGGTCAACTTTTGCCTACTATTCATGACTTGGAAatctatttagtatttatactTCCAATCCGTAGGGATAATAAACCATTCTTATCATATTATCTTCTTTAATTTGCCTGATCGATCGAGCTGAGGATCGGATCGGATATACCATTAATTTgtgcaaattaaacattatgTCCAGTTTCCAACCACTCACGGCCTCATCAAAGCCAGACGAAACTCGATGGATTATCCACATCAAAGAATCATTCATCCAAGAACTCGAAGAAGACACTGTAACCCCCGCTACCATTTTCAACGTCCCCAAACTTCTAATGGCCTCCGATCCTCTTTCCTACACTCCCCAACAGGTAGCCATCGGCCCCTACCATTACTGGCGCCCGGAGCTCTACGAGATGGAGAAGTACAAGCTCGACGCCGCCAAGAGGTACTCCAAACTGCTCCCAGAAGGCCTCAAGTTCCAAGACCTCGTCGACAAGCTCATGAAGAAACGCGTGCCCAGGATTCGAGCCTCGTACGACAAGTACTTGAATATCAACGACGAAACTCTGGCGTGGATGGTGATCATGGACGCCTGTTTCCTGCTCGAGTTTCTTTGCGTTTACGCGGTGAAACAAGGCGTGGTCGAGCCCGACAGACTCCCCAGCAGGATCGATGTTTCCGGGAGGAAATCCACCCATAATGTCATGTTAAGGGATATTGTGATGCTTGAGAATCAAATCCCACTTTTTGTTTTGAGGAAACTGCTGAAATGGGAATTCTCATCCAAGGAATTGGGTGATGAGAGGTTGCGTACCATTTTGTCGGGGCTGTGCAAAGATCTTTCGCCATTCGTGAATATTGGGGAAGAAAACATGACCAAAGTCCCACTAGACGGCTGTGAGCATTTGCTTGACTTTCTGTACAAAGTAATGGTCCCGGATATGGATGCACCGTGCCAAGAATCATCACCAGATTTAGAAGGGCTAAGCAGTGGAAATATTACTTATGAAGATGATGGAGACGACAAAGCTAAATCCCTCGGTGACTCCACCAATCTCAAGAGGCTTATTCAAGAAATTTGGAAAATTCTTTCCAAGATTAAGAGTGTACCCACAGATGTTCTTAATGTAATTGTGAATTTACCGTGGGACGTTATTGGTAATCTTCCGGGGGTTAAAAATTTGAAGCAACGCCTATTTCCGGCCACCCCAGGAAGCAAAAAGTCTGATGAcgatgttgatgatgatggttcTAATAAAGGACCTCCATTATTGGAAGAGATTAGCATCCCATCTGTCTACAAACTTGTAAAGTCAGGAGTTCAGTTTTCACCTACAGATTCAGGGATTCTAAGTATTGCTTTCGACTCGAAAACTACAACGCTCTATCTCCCCGTGATCAATTTAGACGTGAACTCACAAGTCGTGTTAAGAAACATGGTTGCCTATGAGTCATGCATTGCACGTGGACCATTAGTGTTTACTCGCTACACCGAGTTAATGAATGGAATTATCGATTCTGAGAAGGATACTAATGTTCTAACTGAGAAGGGGATTCTTTTGAACCATTTGAAGAATGATGAAGAAGCTGCAAACCTATGGAATGGAATGAGTAAATCTATTAGATTGACGAAAGTGCCCTTAATAGACAAGACAATTGGAGATGTGAACAAGTACTATAATGGTAAGTGGAAGGTAAAGGCAGGGAAATTTATGAAGTCATATATCTATGCTTCTTGGAAGATTCTCACGGTGCTGGCAACCATTTTGCTCTTGGGGCTATTGACCTTACAATCCTTTTGTTCAGTTTATAGCTGCCCTCGTTTGTTTAACATAAACACTACTTCCTAATCCATCTTTGTTCAAAGAATAAACACATAATAGTAAATAATGTACACTTGATCATAttctaaattacattatttgattgtaGCAGTACTAATTGTTTACTTAGCTTGTTATGTACCATAACCAtaatgcaaaaacaaaaaaacaagaaaataatatacAGTAGTGGTTGGagatattatttgatttattatcactactataaaaaaaatacttttaatgtcGGTTATTTAGACAATACGCCATCAGTTAAAATAAGACGTTGTACAAACAgacgttataaataaatgatacaacATCGGTTATATAAAAACCGATGTggtatgtcattttttttttaaaaaaaattatttttaaaagatgtcggtttttttttttttttttttttttttttttttttttttNNNNNNNNNNNNNNNNNNNNNNNNNNNNNNNNNNNNNNNNNNNNNNNNNNNNNNNNNNNNNNNNNNNNNNNNNNNNNNNNNNNNNNNNNNNNNNNNNNNNNNNNNNNNNNNNNNNNNNNNNNNNNNNNNNNNNNNNNNNNNNNNNNNNNNNNNNNNNNNNNNNNNNNNNNNNNNNNNNNNNNNNNNNNNNNNNNNNNNNNNNNNNNNNNNNNNNNNNNNNNNNNNNNNNNNNNNNNNNNNNNNNNNNNNNNNNNNNNNNNNNNNNNNNNNNNNNNNNNNNNNNNNNNNNNNNNNNNNNNNNNNNNNNNNNNNNNNNNNNNNNNNNNtttttttttttttttttttttttttttttttttttacaataccgacatcgtatatatatatttttaaatttttttaaatataaacttatcACGTCGGTATATGTAAAAAACCGAtgtgatatatttatttgtgttttaaatttaaattttatttatcaatttataccTAAAAATTGCTCAAATATCATCACAACCACATCCAAAACCTGCGCAATTTTATATTATCTCAATTAATCAAGctaataaatctcacaatttatactaattaataataacaatttaaaattaaaattatcaacATCAATTATTTCACGTACTAAACAAGTATTGTATTAACTCATTCATCAATTAGGAACTTGGTTCTTATGTCTCTAACTTCATTAATCGCTTGTTAATTGTAGCTCAATCTACCAAATCTCTCCAAGCTCTACaaagttgaaaataaataagttagtatttttaaaatttgaaggataaagttattttattaaattacttgCCTTATCTATTCCTTTGCATGCTTGCGTGGAAAGAGTTTTCAACATTAATTTCTAGCAAATGTGACAATCTAAAACATTATATATCAAAAGATTATTGTCATGCGTATATCAATGtagatatataattaaattaaataaaaactagTTCAAGAAATTCAAAACTAAAAGTTAGActtttcttgaaatatcttgCAATAAGCaagttttcttttaataaacaaataaataagatCCTTGACTGTAAAATAAGTggaattgaaaaagttattgaattcatatatatatagaaggcATGGTAGGTGAAATGTCAAGAGAGATACATTGATGAAGTTGCATATCTATATACTGATGTAAGATCTTGGAATTGAAGATTCATTTCTTATCTTGATGGCTACTATTTTGCCCTTGAATATTTAGACTTTCAAGATAATTGTTGCTTTCTGACAAATTGTAATACAATATTAATTGCATCAAACACAAAATTCTTGTAAcctatatatattgaaattattgttTTGATCATATAAGAAATAGGTCGGCCATCAACaaactactatatatataggtacGACCGCGCCTGTTCATGCGGTCGGTGTGatatacaccactagtgttagaaaaatgcacaacacaaatatgcaccattaggtacacatcaccaaaaacactCCACTagatatgcaaatatacacaACACAATGTTCGAAAATGCACAACTAAGGACATGGGACAATGGGAGTTATGGgggtgttttgtgtattttcattgttgtgcattttcctagctaacactagtggtgtatttttttaacACTAGTTGTGTATATCGCACTGACCACATGGGAAGGTGAGGCCACATTTgagcaaattatatatatatatcaagatcaggtgcggtcgtgctctcccgtgcggtcttgcggttcacaccactcaatgttacgaaatacaccactcaatgttaagaaacacaccacacaaatatgcactaatatgcattgtggtgtgtttcttaacattgtggtgtgtttcttaacattgagtggtgtatttcgtaacattgagtggtgtgtgatcggacgggagagcacggtcgcacctgaaccaatatatatatatatatatatatatatatatatatatatatatatcttttcaaatgtggccgcaccttcccgtgcggtttacaccaaccaatgttaagaaatgcaccacaatgaaaatatataaaaacacccataactcccctgtttctaattgtgcatttctgaacactgtgtggtgttttttttcatacatagtggtgtgtttttggtgatgtgtacctaatagtgcatatttgtgtggtgtatttttttaacattgagtggtgcatttattaacattgagtggtgtaaaccgcatcgaccgcacgggaaggcacggccacacctgattatgcccatatatatatatatatatatatatatatatatatatatatatatatacacacacatataatcaAAGAAAAGAGTAAATTTAGACAATAATACACTATTATTGCCTTTCAATAATACTTCTTGACCTCACGATGCTCAATCATTCATGTTCAAACTCTCTCAAGATCCCCTTTGGAGCTTACATAATCTCATTCCATCTACTATCCAGATTGCATGCCATCTTGGTGAGAGCATCCCCAGCTCAATAATGTTCCCAGTAAACATTTGTCTCTTTAATAATCCAATCCTCCTCCATTATCTTCGTGTACTATTGTCGAAGATGTTTCTCAAAGGACCTCTTTGTAAGTTATCATCTCTTATCCAATATGCTTGTGATGGATATAATATAAATCCGACCGCGGAGCGCTGACCCGGAGCAACAAATCAAGAGTGACGTGGAGGGCCCCGGGACCGCGAGGTGGAGCCTCGTGCTCGACTCGGGGGGCCATGTTTGGGCCGTGGCCCCGGCCTTAGGCTAAGACCGAACCCGGGGGGCTCAGCCAAGGCTCAAGAGGCTCGACCGAGGCCCAAGGGGGCTCGATCAAGGCCCAAGAGGCTTGGGTAAGGTCTCAAGGAACTCGACCGGTCCTAGGGGGCTCAGACCAAGGTCCAAGGGGCTCGGTCGATGCCTCAGGTGCTCAAGTAGAGGTGCGTGGGGGTGCTCAGCCCGGGAGGGGGGGGGGTATTTTGCTGGGCGCGGTCTAAGTTGTTATAACTACCCTCCCTTATCGTAGTGGAGGTTAAAGAGCTGCAAGTATTAAAGCACAGTCTTTTTCTTATTTGGACATCCTGAAACACTTGTAATTGCTTGACATACTCCTTGTAATCTTCTTACAACCTTTTAATATGAATTTATCTCCGTGATATGCATATTCTTTGTCAGTTTTACTACGTTATTCGTCTCTTTATTCTTAGTTCATTGGGTTTATTAATTCGGACCCCtagattaattaaatccatcattggtgcttttaCTAAGAGCTGACGTCAGGCTCAAGCGTGCTAGTTTTCCCTAGCTATGTCGAGATCCAACTCTCGTAACTCAAACGACACCCGTAGCATGCCCATCGCCCCAAGCGGGAACGGTCGTAACGGGGCCGCCAGCCATTAGTGAACCCTCTGCGTGAGGTCGGTGTGGGACTTGAGGGACCATTTCACCAACAACCGCAACGGGGTTCAGCACCTACCGCTTCCCTACCTGTCCCACCTACTAGAGGGGTGGGTTGCTATCCAGCAAGTCCCCATCGTGCTCACCCGTTTCGTGAAAGGACTCTAGGGAGGTCTTCAAGCTCCCCGGCTCGGCCCTGAGGCCCTCCGTGGAGTGCCAACCCTGGCACCGATACATCCGAGGGAGCGTGGTGAGCCCAGTAATAGGCATCCCCGAGCTCAAAGGACTCAAGTTGAAGGGGAGGTCAACTCACCCCAGCCGTttgagagggggggggggagagggGATGTCAACCAAGATAGGCAGGAACATCGAGAGCTAGACAGGGAACATTTGACCAGACCCAAGTCCGCCTTGGCGTTGTTGAGTACTCGCATACCAGCTCGGGACGGGTTATCAAGGCCAACCACAACTAGGCTCCCGACAGAGGAGTCGACCGTGCCAAGGTCGACGACCCATAAGCCCCGAGCCCAGCCGCGAAAAGAGTAAGCCTCCCGGGTCGAGCGGTCTAGGGAGACCAACAATGGAGCCCTGAGCTCCCACTGGGACGAGGTGGAGCAGCTCCGAAGGAGAATGGACGAGCTCTAAAAGAAGATTGATGAGAAAGACAGGTCCTCGGAGCCACAGGACGTGCTAACCACCCTGTTCACGAGGGCCATCAAGGCGTACTCGGGGCCTCGAGGAACTCGACCGGGTCCTAGGGGGCTCAGACCAAGGCCCAAGGGGTTCGGTCGAGGCCTCAGGGGCTCAAGTAGAGGTGCGTGGGGGTGCTCAGCCNTCTACTGGGCGCGGTCCAAGTTGCTATAAGTACCCTCCCTTTTTCCGGGGGGCGGTTAAGGAGCTGCTAGTATTAAAGCACGGTTATTTGTCTTATTTGGACATCCTAAAAAACTTGTAATAGCTTGACATACTCCTTGTAATCATCTTACAAACTTTTAATACGAATTTATCTCCGTGATATACATATTCTTTGTCAGTTTTACTACGTTATTCGCCCCTTTATTATTTCCTTAGTTCATTGGGTTTATTAATTCGGACCCCCAgtttaattaaatccatcatttgTGCTTTTATTAATTCGGACCCCCAAATCATTGACACCATTCGGGGCTACATAGAAATTTTCACATGGGGTCCTGAGGACATATCTGGCCTCAACCGAGACTTCATTACGCACAAGTTGGCCGTAGACCCCTCGGTTAAGCCAGTTCAACAGCGCAAAAGGTACATCTCCAGAGGAGGGAGTTCGTGAAAAAGGAGGTCGATACCCTCCTCGAGAT
It includes:
- the LOC116011152 gene encoding putative UPF0481 protein At3g02645, whose amino-acid sequence is MSSFQPLTASSKPDETRWIIHIKESFIQELEEDTVTPATIFNVPKLLMASDPLSYTPQQVAIGPYHYWRPELYEMEKYKLDAAKRYSKLLPEGLKFQDLVDKLMKKRVPRIRASYDKYLNINDETLAWMVIMDACFLLEFLCVYAVKQGVVEPDRLPSRIDVSGRKSTHNVMLRDIVMLENQIPLFVLRKLLKWEFSSKELGDERLRTILSGLCKDLSPFVNIGEENMTKVPLDGCEHLLDFLYKVMVPDMDAPCQESSPDLEGLSSGNITYEDDGDDKAKSLGDSTNLKRLIQEIWKILSKIKSVPTDVLNVIVNLPWDVIGNLPGVKNLKQRLFPATPGSKKSDDDVDDDGSNKGPPLLEEISIPSVYKLVKSGVQFSPTDSGILSIAFDSKTTTLYLPVINLDVNSQVVLRNMVAYESCIARGPLVFTRYTELMNGIIDSEKDTNVLTEKGILLNHLKNDEEAANLWNGMSKSIRLTKVPLIDKTIGDVNKYYNGKWKVKAGKFMKSYIYASWKILTVLATILLLGLLTLQSFCSVYSCPRLFNINTTS